In Vibrio alginolyticus NBRC 15630 = ATCC 17749, the sequence TGCCACCATTTGATTTTGTGTCATACCAGACATCTTGCCAAACACCTTCAACCAACTTACCCATGATTGCTCTCCTCTCGTTCTGTTTGTGTCTATATTAGCGTTTCCTATCAAACAGAGAATCATCGAACTTAGGACATCATGTTCAAGAAATTCGAATGTATAAATCAGACACATAAAAAAAGCGCGACCCGATGAAGGTGTCGCGCTTAAGCCCGTCACAGGCTGAATTTATACACTAACGTGTAAACAAGATACCGCGTGAACGTCATTACCTAAAATGGTTGGCTTCGTCTTCGCACACTCTTCGGTTGCTTGTGGGCAACGAGTGCGGAATACACAACCCGACGGTGGGTTGATAGGTGAAGGAAGATCACCCTCTAGCATTTGGATTTTCTTATTGCGCTCAATATCCGGGTCCGGGATCGGAACCGCAGACATCAGCGCACGCGTATATGGGTGCTTAGGATCAGCAAACAGAGCCTCGGCCTCGCCAAGTTCCACGGCATTACCTAAATACATAACTAAAACGCGATCTGAAATGTGTTTAACGACAGACAAGTCATGCGCAATGAATACCAGAGAAAGCCCTAACTCTTTTTGAATCTCTTTAAGCAGGTTAACAACCTGAGCTTGAATAGATACATCAAGCGCCGATACTGGCTCGTCACAAATGATCATCTTAGGCTTAAGGATAAGCGCACGCGCTATCCCGATACGCTGACACTGACCACCCGAGAATTCGTGTGGGTAGCGGTTAATCACGTTAGGTAATAGGCCAACTTTCGCCATCATCTCTTTAACGCGATCTTTCACTTCCTGCTTAGACAGTTCTGGATAGAATGTCTCAAGAGGTTCAGCAATGATATCACCAACAGTCATACGCGGATTCAGCGATGCCAATGGGTCTTGGAAAATCATCTGAATTTCTTTACGCGTCTCACGGCGCTGAACGCTTTTCATTTTAGTAAGGTCTTGACCCAACCAAACTACTTGGCCGTCAGTAGCTTCAACCAGACCAATGATGGCACGAGCAAACGTCGATTTACCACAACCTGATTCACCTACTACACCAAGCGTTTCCCCTTCGTATAGTCGAACGTTCACGCCATCTACCGCTTTCAGGCTCGAAGGCTTTGACCACGGCCATGCCGACTTTGAGGCAATGCTGAAGTGAACTTTCAGCTCAGAAATGTCCAGAATTAGTTTTTTGTCTACTGCGTTCATTTGTTCCAAGCCTCCCATTCAGAAAAACATGCACGCTGACGACCATCACCAAATGGTGTCAGAATTGGCGCCTCGCGCTTACAACGATCCATCACACGGTGACAGCGCTCTTGATAAGGGCAGCCCGGCGGTAGACGAAGCAAGTTTGGTGGATTACCAGGAATGGTCGGCAGAATTTCACCCTCAGTATCGAGGCGAGGAATCGCCTTCAGCAGCCCCTCCGCATAAGGATGGCTTGGATTGTAGAAAATTTCGTTTACGTTACCGTACTCCATAGTACGGCCTGCATACATCACCAGCACCTTGTCACACGAACCTGCAACCACACCAAGGTCGTGCGTGATCATGATGATCGCTGTGTTGAACTCAGATTTCAGCTCATTCAACAAGTCCATGATCTGTGCTTGTACCGTCACATCAAGTGCTGTTGTTGGCTCATCGGCAATAAGCAGTTTAGGACGACATAACAACGCCATCGCGATCATTACACGCTGACGCATACCGCCTGAAAACTCATGCGGGTACATCGTGATACGCTTACGCGCTTCAGGGATTTTTACCGCTTCCAGCATGCGTACTGATTCTTCAAATGCTTCCGCTTTGCCCATGCCTTTGTGCAGCATAAGCACTTCCATCAACTGATCACTCACTTTCATGTAAGGGTTCAGTGATGTCATTGGGTCTTGGAAGATCATTGCGATCTGTTCCGCACGCACTTTGTTCAGTTCTTTTTCTGGTAAGTTTAGGATTTCTTTGCCTTCAAACTTTGCGCTACCAGAAATAATACCGTTCTTAGCCAAAAGGCCCATGATTGCGAATACGGTTTGAGATTTACCTGATCCCGACTCTCCAACGATACCTAAGGTTTCGCCTTGGTTGAGAGAGAAGTTCAAATCGTTTACTGCGGTTACGATACCATCTTGCGTGGTGAATTCGACGCGCAGATCTTTGACATCTAATAAGCTCATCATTGCTTCCTTAATCTTATCTTTTAAT encodes:
- the oppF gene encoding murein tripeptide/oligopeptide ABC transporter ATP binding protein OppF, whose translation is MGGLEQMNAVDKKLILDISELKVHFSIASKSAWPWSKPSSLKAVDGVNVRLYEGETLGVVGESGCGKSTFARAIIGLVEATDGQVVWLGQDLTKMKSVQRRETRKEIQMIFQDPLASLNPRMTVGDIIAEPLETFYPELSKQEVKDRVKEMMAKVGLLPNVINRYPHEFSGGQCQRIGIARALILKPKMIICDEPVSALDVSIQAQVVNLLKEIQKELGLSLVFIAHDLSVVKHISDRVLVMYLGNAVELGEAEALFADPKHPYTRALMSAVPIPDPDIERNKKIQMLEGDLPSPINPPSGCVFRTRCPQATEECAKTKPTILGNDVHAVSCLHVSV
- the oppD gene encoding ABC transporter ATP-binding protein, giving the protein MSLLDVKDLRVEFTTQDGIVTAVNDLNFSLNQGETLGIVGESGSGKSQTVFAIMGLLAKNGIISGSAKFEGKEILNLPEKELNKVRAEQIAMIFQDPMTSLNPYMKVSDQLMEVLMLHKGMGKAEAFEESVRMLEAVKIPEARKRITMYPHEFSGGMRQRVMIAMALLCRPKLLIADEPTTALDVTVQAQIMDLLNELKSEFNTAIIMITHDLGVVAGSCDKVLVMYAGRTMEYGNVNEIFYNPSHPYAEGLLKAIPRLDTEGEILPTIPGNPPNLLRLPPGCPYQERCHRVMDRCKREAPILTPFGDGRQRACFSEWEAWNK